The following DNA comes from Arthrobacter sp. SLBN-83.
CCCGATGGCCAGGCCCAGGATGATGCCGCCGAATCCGGAGAGCAGGTAGTAGGGGTCGCCGCCGAAGCTCAGGCCGAAGCCAAGCAGGCCCAGGCCCAGCAGGACCACCAGGGCAGCGGCGTCGAGCAGGAAGTGCCAGAGGGGCTGGCCGTCTGCGAAGGCCGACGCCGTGGTGGCGGCTTTCCGGCGGGTACGGGTGGGCGGGATGGAGGTTTGCGGGGAACGGCCCGGTGCGGTGCTCATGCGGCCGCCTTTCTCAGCACGATGGCAAGGTCGGCCAGGTCGCCGAGCGTCAGGACAGTAAGGTCTGCGATGTTGGCCCGGGTGGGGGCAGCGCCCGCTTCCACCCGTACGGCGAGGCTCCGCACACCCGGAGGCACGGAGGCGGCGGCGGAACGGAGCTGGGTTGCGGTCACGTGGCTGCCCACCACGAAGAAGACCACGGAGGCGTTGGGGACGGTGTCGGCCAGGGTGCGGGCGAGGTCGACGGCGGTGCGGCGCATGGGGGTGCCGACGATCCTTGTCATGTCGTCCAGCATGTTGCGGCCGGTTTCACAGCGCAGCGGCCCCTTTTGGGTCAGGACATCCAGTTCCCGCTGTTCGCGGATGGCCTGGCGGCCGATGGAGGCAGCCACCGAAATGGCCATCTCGAACTCGGTTTCGGACGCGTATTCCTCGGTGTTGATGGACAGCGAGATGGCCAGGTGGGCGCGTCGGGTTTCCTCGAACTGGCGCACCATCAGTTTGTTGGTACGGGCCGTGGTCTTCCAGTGGATGTGCCTCCGGTCATCGCCGGGCACGTAGTCGCGCAGGGCGTGGAAGGAGACGTCGGCGCTGGAGAGTTCGGTGGTGGGCATGCCTTCGAGGTCGCGGATGAAGCCGGCGGCCGAACCTGCGAGGGCGACGGTGCGCGGGTGTACGAAGAGATCCTCCGGCTCGGTCCAGAGGACCTGGCGGCGCAGCAGGTGCAGGGGGTCTGCCCGGACGGAGCGGACCGGTCCTACCACGATGACGGCGCGCCGCGCGGTGGGGATGGTGAACAGGTCTTCGTGGACCTGTCCGGGCTTCATCCGCGGCAGGTGGAAGACGGCCGTGGTGCTGCCCACCGGCAGTTCCAGCGCGGCCG
Coding sequences within:
- a CDS encoding DUF58 domain-containing protein; this encodes MSDGTSSGTPLTRLTERFHQLFHRNGRPTRLHPAAVWSEASSTALQALTPAWRAVRDTWLKYAWPVLSVVSILGWSVLAAAILLWTTGQAFGWQEATAASIAAFAMFVIAVAFILGRSSYGVVLDLARTRVAVGDSAVGSIAVSNTSARPLLPAALELPVGSTTAVFHLPRMKPGQVHEDLFTIPTARRAVIVVGPVRSVRADPLHLLRRQVLWTEPEDLFVHPRTVALAGSAAGFIRDLEGMPTTELSSADVSFHALRDYVPGDDRRHIHWKTTARTNKLMVRQFEETRRAHLAISLSINTEEYASETEFEMAISVAASIGRQAIREQRELDVLTQKGPLRCETGRNMLDDMTRIVGTPMRRTAVDLARTLADTVPNASVVFFVVGSHVTATQLRSAAASVPPGVRSLAVRVEAGAAPTRANIADLTVLTLGDLADLAIVLRKAAA